A window of Ipomoea triloba cultivar NCNSP0323 chromosome 2, ASM357664v1 contains these coding sequences:
- the LOC116011409 gene encoding indole-3-acetate O-methyltransferase 1-like: protein MAVIADKENVVVSNIEKVFCMRGGNGEDSYANNSQAQAKHARSMLYLLKGTLDGVQLIPAQDGAPFVIADLGCSSGGNTLYMADAIVKHMTERYEAAGDAAPEFSVFFSDLQSNDFNTLFQLLPPLGANYGSMEGLAMAAPITHPRSYFAAGVPGSFYKRLFPARSIDVFYSTFCLHWLSQVPESVVDMRSTAYNRGRIFIHGGSESTSIAYRKQFQSDMASFLRARCVEMKRGGSMFLAFLGRTSEDPTDQGGAGLLFGSDYQDAWDELVQEGLITSEKRDNFNIPLFAASAQEFKEVVEAVGSFHIDNLQIFKGGSPLVVSHPEDATEVGQALANSCRSVSGVLVDTHIGEELGHELFSRVARRGASHAKELYEELQFFHIVASLSLA from the exons ATGGCTGTCATTGCAGACAAGGAAAACGTTGTTGTGTCGAACATTGAAAAGGTGTTTTGCATGCGAGGAGGCAATGGTGAAGATAGCTATGCCAACAATTCTCAAGCCCag GCTAAGCATGCTCGATCAATGCTTTATCTTCTGAAAGGAACCCTAGATGGGGTACAGCTAATTCCTGCCCAGGACGGCGCGCCGTTCGTGATCGCGGACTTGGGGTGTTCCTCCGGCGGCAACACCCTCTACATGGCGGACGCTATCGTCAAGCACATGACGGAGCGCTACGAGGCGGCCGGCGACGCGGCGCCGGAATTCTCCGTCTTCTTCTCCGATCTCCAGTCCAATGACTTCAACACTCTCTTCCAGCTCCTCCCACCTCTGGGCGCCAACTACGGCAGCATGGAGGGCTTGGCAATGGCGGCTCCCATTACCCACCCCCGCTCCTACTTCGCCGCCGGCGTTCCTGGTTCCTTTTACAAGCGTCTTTTCCCGGCGAGGTCCATCGACGTTTTCTACTCCACATTTTGCTTGCACTGGCTCTCTCAG GTGCCGGAGAGTGTGGTGGACATGAGATCAACGGCGTACAACAGGGGAAGGATATTCATCCACGGTGGGAGTGAGAGCACGTCAATTGCGTATCGGAAACAATTCCAGAGCGATATGGCATCGTTTCTGAGGGCTAGGTGTGTTGAAATGAAGAGAGGAGGTTCCATGTTTTTGGCTTTCTTAGGGAGGACCTCTGAGGACCCCACTGACCAAGGTGGGGCCGGCCTCCTTTTTGGTTCTGATTATCAAGATGCTTGGGATGAACTTGTCCAGGAA GGATTAATTACTAGTGAAAAAAGGGATAACTTCAACATTCCTTTATTTGCGGCGAGCGCTCAAGAGTTCAAGGAGGTGGTGGAAGCCGTTGGCTCATTTCACATTGACAATCTCCAAATCTTCAAAGGAGGAAGCCCTCTAGTGGTTAGTCACCCAGAGGACGCAACCGAGGTGGGTCAAGCCTTGGCCAATAGTTGTAGGAGCGTCAGCGGTGTGTTGGTCGACACTCACATAGGTGAAGAGCTTGGCCATGAGCTATTTTCTAGAGTGGCACGCCGCGGTGCAAGTCATGCAAAGGAGCTTTACGAGGaacttcaattttttcatatagTAGCATCTCTTTCTCTTGCATag
- the LOC116006639 gene encoding phosphatidate cytidylyltransferase 1-like isoform X2, translated as MHTKEYHDHSSPSTPRSHRESSTHASLSPTTPRNRESHALPSVSTPRMYRADNGPPSPSTPRLRHRKRYQEDIPGESKINGIDLLVNDQDKYRSMWIRACSSLWMVIGFIAVIYLGHLYICAMVVGIQIIMTSELFNLLRRAHESRRLPGFRLLNCQQLVNTVISDQFSYKLVGMFIKYQMVICYFLYIAGVMWFILTLKKKMYQYQFGQFAWTHMILILVFTQSSFTVANIFEGIFWFILPASLIAINDVAAYLFGFFFGRTPLIKLSPKKTWEGFIGASVATMISAFLLANILGRFQWLTCPRKDLSTNWLQCDPGPLFKPEYYSLGTWLPNEFPWKEISILPVQWHSLCLGLFASVIAPFGGFFASGFKRAFKVKDFGDSIPGHGGFTDRMDCQMVMAIFSYIYLQSFALPQYDSVEMMLDQIVRSLSYEDQTTLYIRLSQIFKERQLGNSLA; from the exons ATGCATACAAAGGAATATCATGACCATTCTTCCCCCTCCACCCCTCGAAGTCACAGGGAATCATCCACCCACGCTTCTCTTTCGCCCACAACACCTCGAAACAGGGAATCTCACGCCCTCCCTTCCGTATCCACACCTCGAATGTACAGGGCGGATAATGGCCCCCCTTCGCCCTCAACCCCTCGGCTCCGCCACCGTAAACGCTACCAAGAG GATATTCCGGGGGAAAGCAAAATAAATGGGATCGACTTACTTGTAAATGATCAAGACAAATACAGGTCTATGTGGATCCGCGCGTGTTCTTCTCTGTGGATGGTTATAGGTTTCATCGCCGTTATTTACTTGGGTCATCTTTATATTTGCGCAATGGTGGTTGGCATTCAAATAATCATGACTTCTGAGCTGTTCAATTTGCTCAGAAGGGCTCATGAGAGTAGGCGCCTTCCAGGTTTTAGGCTTCTGAATTG CCAACAGCTTGTGAATACTGTAATTTCTGATCAGTTCTCGTATAAGCTAGTGGGCATGTTTATCAAGTATCAGATGGTCATATGTTACTTCTTATACATAGCAG GAGTTATGTGGTTCATACTCACTTTAAAGAAGAAGATGTACCAGTATCAATTTGGACAGTTTGCGTGGACACACATGATCCTTATTTTGGTCTTCACACAATCCTCATTCACTGTAGCCAACATCTTTGAAGGCATTTTCTG GTTCATTCTTCCAGCATCACTTATCGCTATCAATGATGTAGCGGCTTACTTGTTTGGGTTTTTCTTTGGGAGAACTCCTTTGATTAAACTCTCTCCAAAGAAGACATGGGAAGGTTTTATTGGAGCGTCTGTTGCGACCATGATATCAGCATTCTTG CTTGCAAATATCTTAGGCCGTTTCCAATGGTTGACATGCCCAAGAAAG GATTTATCAACTAATTGGCTTCAGTGTGACCCTGGTCCGTTATTCAAGCCAGAGTACTATTCTTTGGGTACTTGGCTACCAAACGAG TTTCCCTGGAAGGAGATATCGATACTTCCTGTTCAGTGGCATTCTTTATGCCTTGGGTTATTCGCATCAGTTATAGCACCCTTTGGAGGATTTTTTGCTAGTGGTTTCAAGAGAGCCTTTAAAGTCAAG GATTTTGGAGATAGTATCCCTGGACATGGTGGCTTTACCGATAGAATGGACTGCCAG ATGGTGATGGCAATTTTTTCCTACATCTATTTGCAGTCATTTGCTCTCCCACAATATGACTCTGTTGAAATGATGCTGGATCAG ATTGTTAGGAGCCTGAGCTATGAGGACCAGACAACACTATACATTAGGCTGAGCCAGATATTCAAGGAGAGGCAGCTTGGGAATTCATTAGCCTGA
- the LOC116006639 gene encoding phosphatidate cytidylyltransferase 1-like isoform X1 translates to MHTKEYHDHSSPSTPRSHRESSTHASLSPTTPRNRESHALPSVSTPRMYRADNGPPSPSTPRLRHRKRYQEDIPGESKINGIDLLVNDQDKYRSMWIRACSSLWMVIGFIAVIYLGHLYICAMVVGIQIIMTSELFNLLRRAHESRRLPGFRLLNWHFFFTAMLYLYGRILSQQLVNTVISDQFSYKLVGMFIKYQMVICYFLYIAGVMWFILTLKKKMYQYQFGQFAWTHMILILVFTQSSFTVANIFEGIFWFILPASLIAINDVAAYLFGFFFGRTPLIKLSPKKTWEGFIGASVATMISAFLLANILGRFQWLTCPRKDLSTNWLQCDPGPLFKPEYYSLGTWLPNEFPWKEISILPVQWHSLCLGLFASVIAPFGGFFASGFKRAFKVKDFGDSIPGHGGFTDRMDCQMVMAIFSYIYLQSFALPQYDSVEMMLDQIVRSLSYEDQTTLYIRLSQIFKERQLGNSLA, encoded by the exons ATGCATACAAAGGAATATCATGACCATTCTTCCCCCTCCACCCCTCGAAGTCACAGGGAATCATCCACCCACGCTTCTCTTTCGCCCACAACACCTCGAAACAGGGAATCTCACGCCCTCCCTTCCGTATCCACACCTCGAATGTACAGGGCGGATAATGGCCCCCCTTCGCCCTCAACCCCTCGGCTCCGCCACCGTAAACGCTACCAAGAG GATATTCCGGGGGAAAGCAAAATAAATGGGATCGACTTACTTGTAAATGATCAAGACAAATACAGGTCTATGTGGATCCGCGCGTGTTCTTCTCTGTGGATGGTTATAGGTTTCATCGCCGTTATTTACTTGGGTCATCTTTATATTTGCGCAATGGTGGTTGGCATTCAAATAATCATGACTTCTGAGCTGTTCAATTTGCTCAGAAGGGCTCATGAGAGTAGGCGCCTTCCAGGTTTTAGGCTTCTGAATTG GCACTTTTTCTTCACTGCAATGCTGTATTTGTATGGACGGATTCTTAGCCAACAGCTTGTGAATACTGTAATTTCTGATCAGTTCTCGTATAAGCTAGTGGGCATGTTTATCAAGTATCAGATGGTCATATGTTACTTCTTATACATAGCAG GAGTTATGTGGTTCATACTCACTTTAAAGAAGAAGATGTACCAGTATCAATTTGGACAGTTTGCGTGGACACACATGATCCTTATTTTGGTCTTCACACAATCCTCATTCACTGTAGCCAACATCTTTGAAGGCATTTTCTG GTTCATTCTTCCAGCATCACTTATCGCTATCAATGATGTAGCGGCTTACTTGTTTGGGTTTTTCTTTGGGAGAACTCCTTTGATTAAACTCTCTCCAAAGAAGACATGGGAAGGTTTTATTGGAGCGTCTGTTGCGACCATGATATCAGCATTCTTG CTTGCAAATATCTTAGGCCGTTTCCAATGGTTGACATGCCCAAGAAAG GATTTATCAACTAATTGGCTTCAGTGTGACCCTGGTCCGTTATTCAAGCCAGAGTACTATTCTTTGGGTACTTGGCTACCAAACGAG TTTCCCTGGAAGGAGATATCGATACTTCCTGTTCAGTGGCATTCTTTATGCCTTGGGTTATTCGCATCAGTTATAGCACCCTTTGGAGGATTTTTTGCTAGTGGTTTCAAGAGAGCCTTTAAAGTCAAG GATTTTGGAGATAGTATCCCTGGACATGGTGGCTTTACCGATAGAATGGACTGCCAG ATGGTGATGGCAATTTTTTCCTACATCTATTTGCAGTCATTTGCTCTCCCACAATATGACTCTGTTGAAATGATGCTGGATCAG ATTGTTAGGAGCCTGAGCTATGAGGACCAGACAACACTATACATTAGGCTGAGCCAGATATTCAAGGAGAGGCAGCTTGGGAATTCATTAGCCTGA
- the LOC116010749 gene encoding uncharacterized protein LOC116010749: protein MWSTEIKELVNRKECHFFSKKSQLPLRGRRDPASLPEFQRIEDQLSRLEAQEDAFWKQRAKKHWLRGADANTRFFHRVIMVFYCVLLNMMRLKQLSFLCILEHYWTVVGENVSTFVVNCLNSCSFPVGLNDTNVVLIPKKNILESMSDLMPIAFCNVVYKIMAKLLANKMKHLLGGLISEFQSAFIPNRLITDNIFVAA, encoded by the exons atgtggtcaacggaaattaaAGAGTTAGTCAACAGAAAagaatgtcattttttttcgaAAAAGAGCCAGTTGCCCCTGCGAGGGCGTAGGGACCCAGCTTCCTTGCCGGAGTTCCAACGTATTGAAGATCAATTGTCCCGCCTGGAAGCCCAGGAGGATGCTTTCTGGAAGCAGCGAGCTAAGAAGCATTGGTTGAGGGGAGCTGATGCGAACACGCGCTTCTTCCACAG AGTGATAATGGTCTTTTATTGCGTCCTTTTGAATATGATGAGGTTAAAGCAACTTAGTTTTCTATGTATCCTCGAGCATTATTGGACTGTGGTGGGGGAGAATGTGTCAACCTTTGTGGTTAATTGCCTAAATTCATGTTCTTTTCCTGTTGGGCTTAATGATACTAATGTGGTGTTGATCCCCAAAAAGAATATTCTTGAGTCGATGTCTGACCTTATGCCTATTGCGTTTTGCAATGTTGTTTACAAGATTATGGCAAAGCTTTTGGCTAATAAGATGAAGCATTTACTGGGCGGTCTAATCTCTGAGTTTCAGAGTGCTTTCATTCCGAATAGGCTCATAACTGACAATATATTTGTGGCGGCATAG